A genomic stretch from Bos javanicus breed banteng chromosome 3, ARS-OSU_banteng_1.0, whole genome shotgun sequence includes:
- the SLC39A1 gene encoding zinc transporter ZIP1 isoform X2 codes for MGPWGEPELLVWRPEAAASEAPVPMGLEVKLGALVLLLVLTLICSLVPVCVLRRPGANPEASASRQKALSLVSCFAGGVFLATCLLDLLPDYLGAIDEALAALHVTLQFPLQEFILAMGFFLVLVMEQITLAYKEQSGPPPREETRALLGTVNGGPQHWHDGLGVPQAGGASSAPSALRACVLVFSLALHSVFEGLAVGLQRDQARAMELCLALLLHKGILAVSLSLRLLQSHLRAQVVAGCGILFSCMTPLGIGLGTALAESAGPLHQLAQSVLEGMAAGTFLYITFLEILPQELATSEQRILKVILLLAGFALLTGLLFIQI; via the exons ATGGGGCCCTGGGGAGAGCCAGAGCTCCTGGTGTGGCGCCCCGAGGCAGCAGCCTCGGAGGCCCCAGTGCCCATGGGACTGGAGGTGAAGTTGGGGGCCCTGGTGCTGTTGCTGGTGCTCACTCTCATCTGCAGTCTAGTGCCCGTCTGTGTGCTTCGGCGGCCGGGAGCTAACCCTGAAGCCTCAG CCTCCCGCCAAAAAGCCCTGAGCCTTGTAAGCTGCTTTGCGGGCGGTGTCTTTCTGGCCACATGTCTCTTGGACCTGCTGCCTGACTACCTGGGTGCTATAGATGAGGCCCTGGCAGCCCTGCATGTGACG CTCCAGTTCCCTCTCCAAGAGTTCATCCTGGCCATGGGCTTCTTCCTGGTCCTGGTGATGGAGCAGATCACGCTGGCTTACAAGGAACAGTCGGGACCACCACCTCGAGAGGAGACGAGGGCTCTCCTGGGTACAGTGAATGGTGGGCCACAGCACTGGCACGATGGACTGGGGGTCCCACAGGCAGGCGGAGCCTCATCAGCTCCCTCAGCCCTGCGTGCCTGTGTATTGGTCTTCTCCTTGGCCCTGCATTCAGTGTTTGAAGGGCTGGCGGTGGGGCTGCAGCGAGACCAGGCTCGGGCCATGGAGTTGTGCCTGGCTTTGCTGCTCCATAAGGGTATCCTGGCAGTCAGCTTGTCCCTGCGGCTGCTGCAGAGCCACCTGCGAGCACAGGTGGTGGCTGGCTGTGGGATCCTCTTCTCATGCATGACACCCCTGGGCATTGGACTGGGTACAGCTCTGGCAGAGTCAGCTGGGCCACTGCACCAGCTTGCCCAGTCTGTGCTGGAGGGCATGGCGGCTGGCACCTTTCTCTACATCACCTTCCTGGAAATCCTGCCCCAGGAGTTGGCCACTTCTGAGCAGAGAATCCTCAAGGTCATTCTGCTTCTAGCAGGCTTTGCCCTGCTCACTGGCCTGCTCTTTATCCAAATCTAG
- the SLC39A1 gene encoding zinc transporter ZIP1 isoform X1 → MGAGKQPNSPCSGLRVIGATAATMGPWGEPELLVWRPEAAASEAPVPMGLEVKLGALVLLLVLTLICSLVPVCVLRRPGANPEASASRQKALSLVSCFAGGVFLATCLLDLLPDYLGAIDEALAALHVTLQFPLQEFILAMGFFLVLVMEQITLAYKEQSGPPPREETRALLGTVNGGPQHWHDGLGVPQAGGASSAPSALRACVLVFSLALHSVFEGLAVGLQRDQARAMELCLALLLHKGILAVSLSLRLLQSHLRAQVVAGCGILFSCMTPLGIGLGTALAESAGPLHQLAQSVLEGMAAGTFLYITFLEILPQELATSEQRILKVILLLAGFALLTGLLFIQI, encoded by the exons ATGGGAGCGGGAAAGCAGCCCAACTCGCCCTGTTCAG GTCTGAGAGTCATTGGAGCTACCGCAGCCACCATGGGGCCCTGGGGAGAGCCAGAGCTCCTGGTGTGGCGCCCCGAGGCAGCAGCCTCGGAGGCCCCAGTGCCCATGGGACTGGAGGTGAAGTTGGGGGCCCTGGTGCTGTTGCTGGTGCTCACTCTCATCTGCAGTCTAGTGCCCGTCTGTGTGCTTCGGCGGCCGGGAGCTAACCCTGAAGCCTCAG CCTCCCGCCAAAAAGCCCTGAGCCTTGTAAGCTGCTTTGCGGGCGGTGTCTTTCTGGCCACATGTCTCTTGGACCTGCTGCCTGACTACCTGGGTGCTATAGATGAGGCCCTGGCAGCCCTGCATGTGACG CTCCAGTTCCCTCTCCAAGAGTTCATCCTGGCCATGGGCTTCTTCCTGGTCCTGGTGATGGAGCAGATCACGCTGGCTTACAAGGAACAGTCGGGACCACCACCTCGAGAGGAGACGAGGGCTCTCCTGGGTACAGTGAATGGTGGGCCACAGCACTGGCACGATGGACTGGGGGTCCCACAGGCAGGCGGAGCCTCATCAGCTCCCTCAGCCCTGCGTGCCTGTGTATTGGTCTTCTCCTTGGCCCTGCATTCAGTGTTTGAAGGGCTGGCGGTGGGGCTGCAGCGAGACCAGGCTCGGGCCATGGAGTTGTGCCTGGCTTTGCTGCTCCATAAGGGTATCCTGGCAGTCAGCTTGTCCCTGCGGCTGCTGCAGAGCCACCTGCGAGCACAGGTGGTGGCTGGCTGTGGGATCCTCTTCTCATGCATGACACCCCTGGGCATTGGACTGGGTACAGCTCTGGCAGAGTCAGCTGGGCCACTGCACCAGCTTGCCCAGTCTGTGCTGGAGGGCATGGCGGCTGGCACCTTTCTCTACATCACCTTCCTGGAAATCCTGCCCCAGGAGTTGGCCACTTCTGAGCAGAGAATCCTCAAGGTCATTCTGCTTCTAGCAGGCTTTGCCCTGCTCACTGGCCTGCTCTTTATCCAAATCTAG